Proteins found in one Halobaculum sp. MBLA0147 genomic segment:
- the pgk gene encoding phosphoglycerate kinase, producing the protein MAAFRTLDDLDAGQRVLCRLDLNSPVEDGAVQDNRRFDRHAETVSELHAADHRVALLAHQGRPGRDTFVGLEQHAEILSEHAGVDVTYVPDTYGEEALAAIRETEPGDVLLLENTRMVDAELPEESPETKADTEFVRTLAAEVDAYVNDAYSAAHRSHASLVGFPRVLPSYAGRVMATEYEANTAIAAREFDGEVTMVVGGTKATDVIEVMEALGDRVDTFLLGGVAGELFLRAAGYPVGEDVDAELFDEQWAANGDTVERVLEEYGDAVRLADDLAYADADGDRAEIGVEEIDTKETDFLDVGGSTVAEYQSRIHRSEAVFVKGALGVFEDERFADGTVGVLEAIAETDCFSVVGGGDTSRAIELYGLDEADFSHVSIAGGAYIRALTGQELVGVAELERSAESDGD; encoded by the coding sequence ATGGCAGCGTTCCGGACACTCGACGACCTCGACGCGGGACAGCGGGTGTTGTGTCGTCTCGACCTCAACTCGCCGGTCGAGGACGGGGCGGTACAGGACAACCGGCGGTTCGACCGCCACGCCGAGACCGTCAGCGAGTTGCACGCGGCGGACCACCGCGTCGCACTGTTGGCTCACCAGGGGCGGCCCGGTCGCGACACGTTCGTCGGGCTGGAACAGCACGCCGAGATCCTCTCGGAGCACGCGGGCGTCGACGTGACGTACGTGCCGGACACGTACGGCGAGGAGGCACTCGCGGCGATCCGGGAGACGGAGCCCGGCGACGTGTTGCTGTTGGAGAACACACGGATGGTCGACGCGGAACTCCCGGAGGAGAGCCCGGAGACGAAGGCCGACACGGAGTTCGTCCGGACGCTCGCGGCTGAGGTCGACGCCTACGTGAACGACGCCTACTCCGCCGCCCACCGGAGTCACGCCTCGCTGGTCGGGTTCCCGCGGGTCCTCCCGTCGTACGCCGGTCGCGTGATGGCGACGGAGTACGAGGCCAACACCGCCATCGCCGCCCGCGAGTTCGACGGCGAGGTGACGATGGTCGTCGGCGGGACGAAGGCGACGGACGTGATCGAGGTGATGGAGGCGCTGGGCGACCGCGTCGACACGTTCCTGTTGGGTGGCGTCGCGGGAGAGCTGTTCCTCCGGGCCGCCGGCTACCCCGTCGGCGAGGACGTCGACGCCGAGTTGTTCGACGAACAGTGGGCCGCCAACGGCGACACCGTCGAGCGCGTGCTCGAGGAGTACGGCGACGCGGTGCGACTCGCGGACGACCTCGCGTACGCGGACGCCGACGGGGACCGCGCGGAGATCGGCGTCGAGGAGATCGACACCAAGGAGACGGACTTCCTCGACGTGGGGGGGTCGACGGTCGCGGAGTACCAGTCTCGGATCCACCGCTCGGAGGCCGTCTTCGTCAAGGGTGCACTGGGTGTGTTCGAGGACGAGCGGTTCGCGGACGGCACCGTCGGCGTCTTGGAGGCGATCGCCGAGACGGACTGTTTCTCCGTGGTCGGCGGCGGCGACACCTCGCGGGCGATCGAGCTGTACGGACTGGACGAGGCCGACTTCTCGCACGTCTCCATCGCCGGCGGCGCGTACATCCGTGCGCTGACCGGGCAGGAACTGGTCGGTGTGGCGGAGTTGGAGCGGAGCGCCGAGTCCGACGGAGACTGA
- a CDS encoding NCS2 family permease produces MAGTLAEFFGFDEYGTDLGTEVTAGLTTFLTMSYIVVVNPSILVGTGEKPGIVLEGVGYAQTLQMVAVVTLIAAAVATLVTALYANRPFGQAPGLGLNAFFAFTVVGALGVPWQTALAAVVVEGLLFVVLTLIGAREYVVKLFPEPVKRSVGAGIGLFLAIIGLQAMHVTAGDPATFLTLNPILAADPIAVVSVLGLLLTAGLYARGVRGSIVLGILLTTVASYGLAALGYAAPEATQAGGVSLYTPASLTGSTTITYSLAAYDITPLAGAFVEGLSNVDPATFLFVMVTFFFVDFFDTAGTLVGVGQVAGFLDENGDLPDIDRPLLADAIGTTVGGMLGTSTVTTYIESSTGVEVGGRTGMTALVVGLLFLASLALVPLAAAVPIHASHLALVVVAVIMLGNVTEIEWDDATEAIPAGLTVLIMPFTFSIAYGIAAGIVSYPIVKAVTGDFGDVRAGHWVLAGAFVAYFVVRTTPGLV; encoded by the coding sequence ATGGCGGGAACGCTGGCCGAGTTCTTCGGCTTCGACGAGTACGGGACAGACTTGGGCACCGAGGTGACGGCGGGGCTGACGACGTTCCTGACGATGAGCTACATCGTCGTCGTCAACCCGTCGATCCTCGTCGGGACGGGGGAGAAACCGGGGATCGTGCTGGAGGGTGTCGGCTACGCCCAGACCCTCCAGATGGTCGCGGTGGTGACGCTGATCGCCGCCGCCGTCGCGACGCTGGTGACGGCACTGTACGCGAACCGGCCGTTCGGACAGGCACCCGGACTGGGGTTGAACGCCTTCTTCGCCTTCACCGTCGTCGGGGCGCTCGGCGTTCCCTGGCAGACGGCGCTGGCGGCGGTCGTCGTCGAGGGACTGTTGTTCGTCGTCTTGACGCTGATCGGTGCTCGCGAGTACGTCGTCAAACTGTTCCCGGAGCCGGTCAAGCGCTCCGTCGGCGCCGGGATCGGGCTGTTCCTCGCGATCATCGGCCTCCAGGCGATGCACGTCACGGCCGGTGACCCGGCGACGTTCCTCACGCTGAACCCGATCCTCGCCGCCGACCCCATCGCGGTCGTCTCCGTCCTCGGTCTGCTGCTCACGGCCGGATTGTACGCTCGTGGCGTCCGCGGGTCGATCGTCCTCGGGATCTTGCTCACGACGGTCGCCTCGTACGGGCTCGCCGCGCTCGGGTACGCCGCGCCGGAGGCGACACAGGCCGGCGGCGTCTCGCTGTACACGCCGGCGTCGCTGACGGGGTCGACGACGATCACCTACTCGCTGGCGGCCTACGACATCACGCCGCTGGCGGGGGCGTTCGTCGAGGGACTCTCGAACGTGGACCCAGCGACGTTCCTCTTCGTGATGGTGACGTTCTTCTTCGTCGACTTCTTCGACACCGCGGGCACGCTCGTCGGCGTCGGGCAGGTCGCCGGGTTCCTCGACGAGAACGGGGACCTCCCGGACATCGACCGGCCGCTGTTGGCCGACGCGATCGGGACGACCGTCGGCGGGATGCTCGGCACCTCGACGGTGACGACGTACATCGAGTCCTCGACCGGGGTCGAGGTGGGCGGTCGGACCGGGATGACCGCGCTCGTGGTGGGGCTGTTGTTCCTCGCCTCGCTGGCGCTGGTGCCGCTGGCCGCGGCGGTCCCGATCCACGCCTCGCACCTCGCGCTGGTCGTCGTCGCCGTCATCATGCTCGGCAACGTCACGGAGATCGAGTGGGACGACGCGACGGAGGCGATCCCGGCGGGGCTCACCGTCCTGATCATGCCGTTCACCTTCTCCATCGCGTACGGGATCGCCGCAGGGATCGTCTCGTACCCGATCGTGAAGGCCGTCACCGGCGACTTCGGCGACGTGCGTGCGGGCCACTGGGTGCTGGCCGGTGCCTTCGTCGCCTACTTCGTCGTGCGGACGACGCCCGGACTGGTCTGA
- the prf1 gene encoding peptide chain release factor aRF-1 — MSSDVEAGEPSDDRREYEFRKVLEELDEFEGSGTQLVTIYVPEDHQISDVVAHVTQEHSEASNIKSKQTRTNVQDALTSIKDRLKYYEHTAPENGMVLFSGAVDSGGGRTEMVTKVLESPPEPVQSFRYHCDSDFLTEPLEEMMGDKGLFGLIVLDRREANVGWLKGKRVEPVKSASSLVPGKQRKGGQSAQRFARLRLEAIDNFYQEVAEMANELFVPERHELDGVLVGGPSPTKDEFLDGDYLHHEIQDLVLGKFDVAYTDESGLHDLVDAGQEALADQEIVRDKNLMEEFFENLHSGGEATYGFDQTRQNLVMGSVETLLLSEDVHDDVVAFECPEGHDEFELVDRRAETPTHECSVCGAEAEAGEREDVVEHLIEIAEQRGTETTFISTDFEKGEQLLDAFGGVAGLLRYETGV, encoded by the coding sequence ATGAGCAGCGACGTCGAAGCGGGCGAGCCGAGTGACGACCGCCGGGAGTACGAGTTCCGGAAGGTGTTGGAGGAACTCGACGAGTTCGAGGGCTCCGGCACGCAGCTCGTCACCATCTACGTTCCCGAGGACCACCAGATCTCGGACGTCGTCGCCCACGTCACGCAGGAACACAGCGAGGCGTCCAACATCAAGTCCAAACAGACGCGGACGAACGTCCAGGACGCACTCACCTCGATCAAGGACCGGCTGAAGTACTACGAACACACCGCCCCGGAGAACGGGATGGTGCTGTTCTCGGGGGCCGTCGACTCCGGCGGCGGCCGGACGGAGATGGTGACGAAGGTGTTGGAGTCGCCGCCAGAACCGGTCCAGTCGTTCCGCTACCACTGCGACTCCGACTTCCTCACGGAGCCGTTGGAGGAGATGATGGGCGACAAGGGCCTGTTCGGCCTGATCGTCCTCGACCGGCGCGAGGCGAACGTCGGCTGGCTGAAGGGGAAACGCGTCGAGCCGGTGAAGTCCGCCTCATCGCTCGTCCCGGGCAAACAGCGGAAAGGGGGCCAGTCCGCCCAGCGGTTCGCCCGACTCCGCCTTGAGGCCATCGACAACTTCTACCAGGAGGTCGCGGAGATGGCAAACGAACTGTTCGTCCCGGAGCGCCACGAGTTGGACGGCGTCCTGGTCGGCGGGCCCTCGCCGACGAAAGACGAGTTCCTCGACGGCGACTACCTCCACCACGAGATCCAGGACCTGGTGCTCGGGAAGTTCGACGTGGCCTACACCGACGAGTCCGGGCTCCACGACCTGGTCGACGCCGGGCAGGAGGCGCTGGCGGACCAGGAGATCGTCCGCGACAAGAACCTGATGGAGGAGTTCTTCGAGAACCTCCACAGCGGCGGGGAGGCGACCTACGGGTTCGACCAGACGCGCCAGAACCTCGTGATGGGATCGGTCGAGACCCTGCTGCTCTCGGAGGACGTCCACGACGACGTGGTCGCGTTCGAGTGTCCGGAGGGTCACGACGAGTTCGAACTCGTCGACCGCCGCGCCGAGACGCCGACTCACGAGTGTAGCGTCTGCGGTGCCGAGGCCGAGGCGGGCGAGCGCGAGGACGTGGTCGAACACCTGATCGAGATCGCCGAACAGCGCGGTACGGAGACGACGTTCATCTCGACGGACTTCGAGAAGGGCGAACAACTGCTGGACGCGTTCGGCGGCGTCGCGGGGCTGTTGCGGTACGAGACGGGTGTGTAA
- a CDS encoding YfcE family phosphodiesterase, protein MRLGIVSDTHDDADAVAAAVDLFESADVDTVIHCGDVVAPFSATPFDTVRFTFHAVRGNNDGEWALADTVDGFGTYHAEAATLEVDDLAVAVYHGTSEPLVEGLVGCGEYDLVCRGHTHERTHEHHAADGAVTTYQTDGEASHDLGDGGTLHLNPGGVPVPGREEPPAGVIVDTETGSVRFETLA, encoded by the coding sequence ATGCGACTCGGCATCGTCTCCGACACGCACGACGACGCGGACGCGGTGGCGGCGGCGGTCGATCTGTTCGAGAGCGCCGACGTGGACACGGTGATCCACTGCGGGGACGTCGTCGCGCCGTTCTCCGCGACGCCGTTCGACACGGTCCGGTTCACCTTCCACGCCGTCCGCGGGAACAACGACGGGGAGTGGGCGCTCGCGGACACGGTCGACGGCTTCGGCACCTACCACGCGGAGGCGGCGACACTCGAGGTCGACGACCTCGCGGTCGCCGTCTACCACGGGACGAGCGAGCCACTCGTCGAGGGGCTCGTCGGCTGTGGGGAGTACGACCTCGTCTGCCGCGGGCACACCCACGAGCGGACACACGAACACCACGCCGCCGACGGCGCCGTCACCACCTACCAGACGGACGGTGAGGCGTCACACGACCTCGGCGACGGCGGCACCCTCCACCTGAACCCCGGCGGTGTCCCGGTTCCCGGCCGCGAGGAACCGCCGGCCGGCGTGATCGTCGACACCGAGACCGGGAGCGTTCGGTTCGAGACGCTGGCGTGA
- a CDS encoding SDR family NAD(P)-dependent oxidoreductase codes for MSDTDEAAETADAAESVDDPERIAEQFSVAGQTALVTGASSGIGRAIAETFAADGADVVICSREQENVDPVAEAISEGPGGECLAVECDVTDPDAVAALVDATVEEFGGLDVLVNNAGASFMAGFDDISPNGFETILDINLSGAATCAREAAEPLAEDGGGVVINLSSVAGQRGAPYMSHYAAAKAGVENLTRSLSIEWAGRDVRVTCIAPGYVATPGVETQMGVSADEVDRETVDRRVGESREIADVARFLASDAASFVTGETLVAQGVPPGEELPN; via the coding sequence ATGTCAGACACTGACGAGGCCGCGGAGACGGCCGACGCGGCAGAGAGCGTGGACGACCCCGAGCGGATCGCCGAACAGTTCTCCGTCGCGGGCCAGACGGCGCTCGTGACGGGTGCCTCCAGTGGGATCGGGCGGGCCATCGCGGAGACGTTCGCGGCCGACGGCGCGGACGTGGTGATCTGTTCGCGCGAGCAGGAGAACGTCGACCCGGTCGCGGAGGCGATCTCCGAGGGGCCCGGTGGGGAGTGTCTCGCGGTGGAGTGTGACGTGACCGACCCGGACGCGGTGGCGGCGCTCGTCGACGCCACGGTCGAGGAGTTCGGCGGCCTCGACGTGCTCGTCAACAACGCCGGGGCGTCGTTCATGGCCGGGTTCGACGACATCTCGCCGAACGGGTTCGAGACGATCCTCGACATCAACCTCTCGGGGGCGGCCACGTGTGCCCGCGAGGCGGCCGAACCGCTCGCAGAAGACGGTGGCGGGGTCGTGATCAACCTCTCGTCGGTCGCCGGGCAACGTGGCGCGCCGTACATGAGCCACTACGCGGCGGCGAAGGCGGGCGTCGAGAACCTCACGCGGAGTCTCTCCATCGAGTGGGCCGGCCGCGACGTACGCGTCACCTGTATCGCACCGGGGTACGTCGCCACGCCCGGCGTCGAGACGCAGATGGGCGTCTCTGCCGACGAGGTGGACCGCGAGACGGTCGACCGCCGGGTGGGCGAGTCCCGCGAGATCGCCGACGTGGCGCGGTTCCTCGCCAGCGACGCCGCCAGCTTCGTCACCGGCGAGACACTCGTCGCCCAGGGTGTGCCGCCCGGCGAGGAACTCCCGAACTGA